The following are encoded in a window of Kitasatospora fiedleri genomic DNA:
- a CDS encoding response regulator transcription factor translates to MQYADTPWRVLVVDDEPDLVEVLCGALRYEGWQARGVTGGLDAVAAADDWHPHAIVLDVTLPDFDGLEVLRRVHTADPEVRVLFLTARDAVEDRIAGISAGGDDYVTKPFSLEEVVVRLRGLLRRTAPPGPAAPGTLAVGDLRLDPATREVSRGGEPVDLSPTEFALLRHLMEHPRQVLSKARILDAVWSYDFGGQAHVVELYISYLRRKIDAGRPPMIHTVRGAGYVLRAATG, encoded by the coding sequence ATGCAGTACGCGGACACCCCCTGGCGGGTCCTGGTGGTCGACGACGAGCCCGACCTGGTCGAGGTCCTCTGCGGCGCACTGCGCTACGAGGGCTGGCAGGCCCGCGGCGTCACCGGCGGCCTGGACGCCGTCGCCGCCGCCGACGACTGGCACCCGCACGCCATCGTGCTCGACGTGACGCTCCCCGACTTCGACGGGCTCGAAGTGCTGCGCCGGGTCCACACCGCCGACCCCGAGGTGCGCGTCCTGTTCCTCACCGCCCGCGACGCCGTCGAGGACCGGATCGCCGGGATCAGCGCGGGCGGCGACGACTACGTCACCAAACCGTTCAGCCTGGAGGAGGTCGTGGTCCGCCTGCGCGGCCTGCTCCGCCGCACCGCGCCCCCGGGCCCGGCCGCCCCCGGCACCCTCGCCGTCGGCGACCTGCGGCTCGACCCCGCCACCCGGGAGGTCAGCCGCGGCGGCGAACCCGTCGACCTCAGCCCCACCGAGTTCGCCCTGCTGCGCCACCTGATGGAGCACCCCCGTCAGGTGCTCAGCAAGGCCCGCATCCTGGACGCCGTCTGGTCCTACGACTTCGGCGGCCAGGCCCACGTGGTCGAGCTGTACATCAGCTACCTGCGCCGCAAGATCGACGCCGGCCGCCCGCCGATGATCCACACCGTCCGCGGCGCCGGGTACGTGTTACGCGCGGCCACCGGATGA
- the pepN gene encoding aminopeptidase N, whose amino-acid sequence MPGTNLTREEARTRAALLAVDAYEIELDLSSAREGGTFRSTTVVRFKAAEPGASTFIDLVAPAVTEIVLNGRALPLENFADSRVALPGLAAENELRVVADCAYTNTGEGLHRFVDPADGETYLYTQFEVPDARRVFASFEQPDLKATFAFTVTAPAGWVVVSNSPTPEPAGDGDTRVWTFEPTPRMSTYITALIAGPYVGVFDSYDNGAQHVPFGVYCRPSLREHLDADAIFAVTRQGFDYFQEKFDFPYPFAKYDQLFVPEFNAGAMENAGAVTFRDQYVFRSKVTDASYEARAATILHELAHMWFGDLVTMEWWNDLWLNESFATFAEVVCQAEAPGSKWPHSWTTFANQMKTWAYRQDQLPSTHPIMAEINDLEDVQVNFDGITYAKGASVLKQLVAYVGQDAFFQGVRAYFKRHAWGNTRLADLLGALEEASGRDLRTWSRAWLETAGINVLRPELTVAADGTIESFAVLQEAPALPAGARGEAVLRPHRIAVGLYELTDGKLVRTDRIELDVDGGRTEVPQLAGRARPAVLLLNDDDLSYAKVRLDADSLAVVTEHLGDFADSLPRALCWASAWDMTRDGELATRDYLSLALSGLPRESDIGVVQSVQRQVKLALELYADPAWRESGLERWAAAAESSLRAAPAGSDHQLAWARTLAGAARTDGQLALLAGLLDGSVEIEGLAVDTELRWSLLTRLVATGRADEAAIDAELASDNTSSGQEHAATCRAARPTAGAKAEAWASVVDSDTLTNYVQEAVIAGFQQADQRELLAAYTEKYFASVKQVWETRSHEISQQIIGGLYPSYAVSQATLDATDAWLAAADPSPALRRQVVEARAGVERALKAQAADR is encoded by the coding sequence GTGCCTGGCACCAACTTGACCCGTGAGGAGGCCCGCACCCGGGCCGCACTCCTGGCCGTGGACGCGTACGAGATCGAGCTCGACCTGAGCTCCGCGCGCGAGGGCGGCACCTTCCGGTCCACCACCGTGGTCCGGTTCAAGGCCGCCGAACCCGGCGCCTCCACCTTCATCGACCTGGTCGCCCCCGCCGTGACGGAGATCGTCCTCAACGGCCGCGCCCTGCCGCTGGAGAACTTCGCCGACAGCCGCGTCGCGCTGCCCGGCCTGGCCGCGGAGAACGAGCTGCGGGTGGTCGCCGACTGCGCCTACACCAACACCGGTGAGGGCCTGCACCGCTTCGTCGACCCCGCCGACGGCGAGACCTACCTCTACACCCAGTTCGAGGTCCCGGACGCCCGCCGCGTCTTCGCCAGCTTCGAGCAGCCCGACCTGAAGGCCACCTTCGCCTTCACCGTCACCGCCCCGGCCGGCTGGGTCGTGGTCTCCAACTCCCCCACCCCCGAGCCCGCCGGCGACGGCGACACCCGGGTGTGGACCTTCGAGCCCACCCCCCGGATGTCCACCTACATCACCGCGCTGATCGCCGGCCCCTACGTCGGCGTCTTCGACAGCTACGACAACGGCGCCCAGCACGTGCCGTTCGGCGTGTACTGCCGCCCGTCGCTGCGCGAGCACCTGGACGCCGACGCGATCTTCGCCGTCACCCGGCAGGGCTTCGACTACTTCCAGGAGAAGTTCGACTTCCCCTACCCGTTCGCCAAGTACGACCAGCTGTTCGTCCCGGAGTTCAACGCCGGCGCGATGGAGAACGCGGGCGCCGTCACCTTCCGCGACCAGTACGTCTTCCGCTCCAAGGTCACCGACGCCTCCTACGAGGCCCGCGCCGCGACCATCCTGCACGAGCTCGCCCACATGTGGTTCGGCGACCTCGTCACCATGGAGTGGTGGAACGACCTGTGGCTGAACGAGTCCTTCGCCACCTTCGCCGAGGTCGTCTGCCAGGCCGAGGCCCCCGGCTCGAAGTGGCCGCACTCCTGGACCACCTTCGCCAACCAGATGAAGACCTGGGCCTACCGGCAGGACCAACTGCCCTCCACCCACCCGATCATGGCGGAGATCAACGACCTGGAGGACGTCCAGGTCAACTTCGACGGCATCACCTACGCCAAGGGCGCCTCGGTGCTCAAGCAGCTGGTCGCCTACGTCGGCCAGGACGCCTTCTTCCAGGGCGTGCGCGCCTACTTCAAGCGCCACGCCTGGGGCAACACCCGGCTCGCCGACCTGCTCGGCGCCCTGGAGGAGGCCAGCGGCCGCGACCTGCGGACCTGGTCCAGGGCCTGGCTGGAGACCGCCGGCATCAACGTGCTGCGCCCCGAGCTGACCGTCGCCGCGGACGGCACCATCGAGTCCTTCGCCGTCCTCCAGGAGGCCCCCGCCCTCCCCGCCGGCGCCCGCGGCGAGGCCGTGCTGCGCCCGCACCGGATCGCCGTCGGCCTGTACGAGCTCACCGACGGCAAGCTGGTGCGCACCGACCGGATCGAGCTCGACGTCGACGGCGGGCGCACCGAGGTCCCGCAGCTGGCCGGCCGGGCCCGGCCCGCCGTGCTGCTGCTCAACGACGACGACCTCTCCTACGCGAAGGTCCGGCTCGACGCCGACTCGCTGGCCGTCGTCACCGAGCACCTCGGCGACTTCGCCGACTCGCTGCCGCGCGCGCTGTGCTGGGCCTCCGCCTGGGACATGACCCGCGACGGCGAACTCGCCACCCGCGACTACCTCTCGCTGGCCCTCTCCGGCCTGCCGCGCGAGAGCGACATCGGCGTGGTGCAGTCCGTCCAGCGCCAGGTCAAGCTCGCCCTGGAGCTGTACGCCGACCCCGCCTGGCGCGAGAGCGGCCTGGAGCGCTGGGCCGCCGCCGCGGAGAGCTCCCTGCGCGCGGCCCCCGCCGGCAGCGACCACCAGCTCGCCTGGGCCCGCACGCTGGCCGGCGCCGCCCGCACCGACGGGCAGCTGGCGCTGCTGGCCGGGCTGCTGGACGGCTCGGTCGAGATCGAGGGCCTGGCCGTCGACACCGAGCTGCGCTGGAGCCTGCTCACCCGCCTGGTCGCCACCGGGCGCGCGGACGAGGCGGCGATCGACGCCGAACTCGCCAGCGACAACACCTCCTCCGGGCAGGAGCACGCCGCGACCTGCCGGGCGGCCCGGCCCACCGCCGGGGCCAAGGCCGAGGCGTGGGCGTCGGTGGTCGACTCCGACACCCTGACCAACTACGTCCAGGAGGCCGTCATCGCCGGCTTCCAGCAGGCCGACCAGCGGGAGCTGCTGGCCGCCTACACCGAGAAGTACTTCGCCTCGGTCAAGCAGGTCTGGGAGACCCGCAGCCACGAGATCTCGCAGCAGATCATCGGCGGGCTCTACCCCTCCTACGCGGTCTCGCAGGCCACCCTCGACGCCACCGACGCCTGGCTCGCCGCCGCGGACCCGTCCCCGGCCCTGCGCCGCCAGGTCGTCGAGGCCCGGGCGGGCGTGGAGCGGGCGCTGAAGGCGCAGGCCGCCGACCGCTGA
- a CDS encoding ROK family transcriptional regulator: protein MSTDTPGSQSSLHRANLERVLRAVRMAGSLTQAEIARGTGLSAATVSNIVRELKESGTVVVADTSSGGRRARSVSLSGDAGIVVGVDFGHTHLRVAVGNLAHRVLAEESEPLDVDVSAQQGFDRAERMVERLLSQAGFPADKVIGVGLGVPGPIDVETGALGSTAILPGWTGVMPGQELSGRLGMPVHVDNDANLGALGELVWGAGRGLGDLAYIKVASGVGSGLVINSQIYRGPGGTAGEIGHITLDEAGPVCRCGNRGCLETFVGSRYLLNLLNANHPGELTLGRVVQLAQQGDLGCRRVIADAGRQIGMGVATLCNLLNPRRVILGGDLAEAGELVLSPIRDSVARYAIPSAARQLSVVPGTLGGRAEVLGALALVMSEMGESGVL from the coding sequence ATGTCGACGGACACACCGGGATCGCAGTCCTCGCTGCACCGGGCCAATCTCGAACGGGTGCTGCGGGCTGTGCGGATGGCCGGATCGCTGACCCAGGCGGAGATCGCCCGGGGCACGGGGCTGTCGGCCGCGACGGTGTCCAACATCGTCCGCGAACTGAAGGAGTCCGGCACCGTGGTGGTGGCCGACACCTCCTCGGGCGGGCGGCGGGCGCGCAGCGTTTCGCTGAGCGGGGACGCGGGGATCGTGGTGGGCGTGGACTTCGGGCACACCCACCTGCGGGTGGCGGTCGGCAACCTGGCGCACCGGGTGCTCGCCGAGGAGAGCGAGCCGCTGGACGTGGACGTCTCCGCGCAGCAGGGCTTCGACCGCGCCGAGCGGATGGTGGAGCGGCTGCTGAGCCAGGCCGGCTTCCCGGCGGACAAGGTGATCGGGGTGGGCCTGGGCGTGCCGGGCCCGATCGACGTGGAGACCGGGGCGCTCGGCTCGACCGCGATCCTGCCGGGCTGGACGGGCGTGATGCCGGGCCAGGAGCTGTCCGGGCGGCTGGGCATGCCGGTGCACGTGGACAACGACGCCAACCTGGGCGCGCTGGGCGAGCTGGTGTGGGGCGCCGGGCGGGGCCTGGGCGACCTGGCGTACATCAAGGTGGCCAGCGGCGTGGGCTCCGGCCTGGTGATCAACAGCCAGATCTACCGGGGCCCGGGGGGCACCGCGGGCGAGATCGGGCACATCACGCTGGACGAGGCGGGGCCGGTGTGCCGCTGCGGCAACCGGGGCTGCCTGGAGACCTTCGTGGGCTCCCGCTACCTGCTCAACCTCTTGAACGCCAACCACCCCGGCGAGCTGACCCTGGGCAGGGTGGTGCAGCTGGCCCAGCAGGGCGACCTGGGCTGCCGCCGGGTGATCGCCGACGCGGGCCGGCAGATCGGGATGGGCGTGGCGACCCTGTGCAACCTGCTCAATCCGCGCCGGGTGATCCTCGGCGGCGATCTCGCCGAGGCCGGTGAACTGGTGCTTTCCCCGATCCGGGACTCGGTGGCACGGTACGCGATCCCCAGTGCCGCCCGGCAGCTGTCGGTGGTCCCGGGGACGCTCGGTGGCCGGGCCGAGGTGCTCGGCGCGCTCGCCCTGGTGATGAGCGAGATGGGCGAGAGCGGGGTGCTCTGA
- a CDS encoding sugar ABC transporter substrate-binding protein: MNAMMRRVAVGTVAVSMALTMAACGKAGDDKKDSAASGNNKSIGLLLPENASSTRYESFDKPFIEAKVKELCADCKVEYNNAEGSAAKQKQQFDTLIAQGVKVIILDAFDAKSTQAWVTEAAGKGVKVIAYDRLATGPVSAYVSFDNEKVGELQGQALVDALGDKAADANIVMINGDDADPNAGKFKSGAHKVLDGKVKKVVYEQSGEWKPTVAGQKVGAAITQLGKDGFQAVYSANDGMAAAIITQLQSQGINVPVGGQDAGLDAIQRIVAGTQSYTIYKAYKPLADSAAQLAVNLLQGKDIKSVATSTIDSDTDKGIPAQLLDPKVVTKANIKDTVIADGLYKVADICTADFAAACTAAGLQ, translated from the coding sequence ATGAACGCAATGATGCGTCGCGTCGCCGTCGGCACTGTCGCTGTCTCGATGGCTCTGACCATGGCCGCCTGTGGCAAGGCCGGTGACGACAAGAAGGACAGCGCCGCCTCGGGCAACAACAAGTCGATCGGCCTGCTGCTCCCGGAGAACGCGTCCTCCACCCGGTACGAGTCCTTCGACAAGCCGTTCATCGAGGCCAAGGTCAAGGAACTCTGCGCCGACTGCAAGGTCGAGTACAACAACGCCGAGGGCTCCGCGGCCAAGCAGAAGCAGCAGTTCGACACCCTGATCGCCCAGGGCGTCAAGGTCATCATCCTGGACGCGTTCGACGCCAAGTCCACCCAGGCGTGGGTCACCGAGGCGGCCGGCAAGGGCGTCAAGGTCATCGCGTACGACCGCCTGGCCACCGGCCCGGTCTCCGCCTACGTCTCCTTCGACAACGAGAAGGTCGGCGAGCTCCAGGGCCAGGCCCTGGTCGACGCGCTGGGCGACAAGGCCGCCGACGCCAACATCGTGATGATCAACGGTGACGACGCCGACCCGAACGCCGGCAAGTTCAAGTCCGGCGCCCACAAGGTGCTCGACGGCAAGGTCAAGAAGGTCGTCTACGAGCAGAGCGGTGAGTGGAAGCCCACCGTCGCGGGCCAGAAGGTCGGCGCCGCCATCACCCAGCTCGGCAAGGACGGCTTCCAGGCCGTCTACTCCGCCAACGACGGCATGGCCGCCGCGATCATCACCCAGCTGCAGTCCCAGGGCATCAACGTCCCGGTCGGCGGCCAGGACGCGGGCCTCGACGCGATCCAGCGGATCGTCGCGGGCACCCAGTCCTACACCATCTACAAGGCGTACAAGCCGCTGGCCGACTCGGCCGCCCAGCTCGCCGTCAACCTGCTGCAGGGCAAGGACATCAAGTCCGTCGCCACCTCGACCATCGACAGCGACACCGACAAGGGCATCCCGGCCCAGCTGCTCGACCCGAAGGTCGTCACCAAGGCGAACATCAAGGACACCGTGATCGCCGACGGCCTGTACAAGGTCGCCGACATCTGCACCGCGGACTTCGCCGCCGCCTGCACCGCGGCCGGCCTGCAGTAA
- a CDS encoding ATP-binding cassette domain-containing protein, with the protein MVHVTGAPVLALRGVSKRFGAVQALTDVHLEVHAGEVVALVGDNGAGKSTLVKTIAGVHPIDEGVIEWEGKAVAINRPQDAQQLGVATVYQDLALCDNLDVVGNLFLGREIKRFGTLDEVAMEKRARELLDTLSIRIPSVRIPIASLSGGQRQVVAIARALVGDPKIVILDEPTAALGVEQTAQVLDLVERLRQRGLGVILISHNMADVKAVADTVAVLRLGRNNGSFEVASTSHEEIISAITGATDNAVTRRQARIAEESK; encoded by the coding sequence TTGGTTCACGTGACAGGCGCACCCGTACTGGCGTTGCGCGGGGTCTCCAAGCGCTTCGGTGCCGTCCAGGCACTCACCGACGTGCATCTGGAGGTCCACGCGGGCGAGGTCGTCGCCCTGGTCGGCGACAACGGTGCCGGTAAGTCCACCCTGGTCAAGACCATCGCGGGCGTCCACCCGATCGACGAGGGCGTCATCGAGTGGGAGGGCAAGGCGGTCGCCATCAACCGCCCGCAGGACGCCCAGCAGCTCGGCGTCGCCACCGTCTACCAGGACCTCGCGCTCTGCGACAACCTCGACGTGGTCGGCAACCTCTTCCTCGGCCGCGAGATCAAGCGCTTCGGCACCCTGGACGAGGTCGCGATGGAGAAGCGCGCGCGCGAGCTCCTCGACACCCTGTCGATCCGCATCCCCAGCGTCCGCATCCCGATCGCCTCGCTCTCCGGCGGTCAGCGCCAGGTGGTCGCGATCGCCCGCGCCCTGGTCGGCGACCCCAAGATCGTCATCCTGGACGAGCCCACCGCGGCCCTCGGCGTCGAGCAGACCGCCCAGGTCCTGGACCTGGTCGAGCGGCTCCGCCAGCGCGGCCTCGGCGTGATCCTGATCAGCCACAACATGGCCGACGTGAAGGCCGTCGCGGACACCGTCGCGGTGCTCCGCCTGGGCCGCAACAACGGCAGCTTCGAGGTGGCCAGCACCTCGCACGAGGAGATCATCTCCGCCATCACCGGCGCCACCGACAACGCGGTGACACGTCGTCAGGCCCGAATCGCGGAGGAATCCAAGTGA
- a CDS encoding sugar ABC transporter permease, which translates to MSTETPTTPPVSPAVDPRLLVRKEGLAGYFDEFVRKIRSGELGSLPVVIGLIVIAAIFQVKTGTFLNADNLTNITKWIAGPGLIAVGVVFVLLLGEIDLSLGSVAGATAAITSVLSVRQGLNEWLAIVLAIAAAIAIGALHGYFFAKIGVPAFVVTLAGMLAWNGLQMLVLGNLGTVNNPIDGVVANLDTYFLGDGDVIWAWLFAIVTIVLFAAGQLLDSRRRAAANLPARPISEIALRTGVIGVVVLVAAYMLNQDRGLPLPLVIFVGIVALGDFVLRRTAYGRQIFAVGGGIEAARRAGINVAWVRISVFMISAGLAGLGGLFIASQQGSADKALGSGNVLMSAIAAAVIGGTSLFGGRGKTWSALLGILVIQSITTGLDMIHAQQAIQYMITGAVLLAAVVLDSVSRRTQKSHGRG; encoded by the coding sequence GTGAGCACCGAAACCCCCACCACGCCCCCCGTCTCCCCCGCGGTGGACCCGCGCCTGCTGGTCCGCAAGGAGGGGCTGGCCGGCTACTTCGACGAGTTCGTCCGCAAGATCCGCAGCGGCGAGCTCGGCTCGCTGCCGGTGGTCATCGGCCTGATCGTGATCGCCGCGATCTTCCAGGTCAAGACCGGCACCTTCCTCAACGCCGACAACCTCACCAACATCACCAAGTGGATCGCGGGCCCCGGCCTGATCGCGGTCGGCGTGGTGTTCGTGCTGCTGCTCGGCGAGATCGACCTCTCGCTCGGCTCGGTGGCCGGCGCCACCGCCGCCATCACCTCGGTGCTCTCGGTGCGCCAGGGCCTGAACGAGTGGCTCGCCATCGTGCTGGCGATCGCCGCCGCGATAGCCATCGGCGCCCTGCACGGCTACTTCTTCGCCAAGATCGGCGTCCCCGCGTTCGTGGTCACCCTGGCCGGCATGCTGGCCTGGAACGGCCTGCAGATGCTCGTGCTGGGCAACCTCGGCACCGTCAACAACCCGATCGACGGCGTGGTCGCCAACCTGGACACCTACTTCCTGGGCGACGGCGACGTCATCTGGGCCTGGCTGTTCGCGATCGTCACCATCGTGCTGTTCGCCGCCGGCCAGCTGCTCGACTCCCGCCGCCGCGCCGCCGCCAACCTGCCGGCCCGCCCGATCAGCGAGATCGCGCTGCGCACCGGCGTGATCGGCGTCGTGGTGCTGGTCGCCGCCTACATGCTCAACCAGGACCGCGGCCTGCCGCTGCCGCTGGTGATCTTCGTCGGCATCGTCGCGCTCGGCGACTTCGTGCTGCGCCGCACCGCCTACGGCCGCCAGATCTTCGCGGTCGGCGGCGGCATCGAGGCGGCCCGCCGCGCGGGCATCAACGTCGCCTGGGTCCGGATCTCGGTCTTCATGATCTCGGCCGGCCTGGCCGGCCTCGGCGGCCTGTTCATCGCCTCCCAGCAGGGCTCCGCGGACAAGGCGCTGGGCAGCGGCAACGTGCTGATGAGCGCCATCGCCGCCGCCGTCATCGGCGGCACCAGCCTCTTCGGCGGCCGCGGCAAGACCTGGTCGGCGCTGCTCGGCATCCTGGTCATCCAGTCCATCACCACCGGTCTGGACATGATCCACGCCCAGCAGGCCATCCAGTACATGATCACCGGCGCGGTGCTGCTCGCCGCGGTGGTCCTGGACTCGGTCTCCCGCCGCACCCAGAAGTCCCACGGCCGCGGCTGA
- the dxs gene encoding 1-deoxy-D-xylulose-5-phosphate synthase, which produces MALLTRIRGPRDLDRLTPAQLTALAEEIRAFLVEEVSKTGGHLGPNLGVVELTLAMHRVFDSPRDRILFDTGHQSYVHKLLTGRQDFSRLKMKGGLSGYPSRAESEHDVIENSHASTVLGYADGLAKANKIQGHKDRPVVAVIGDGALTGGMAWEALNNIADSRDLPVVIVVNDNERSYSPTIGGLANHLSTLRTTRGYERFLSWGKDALQRTPVVGQAMFETLHGAKKGLKDFIAPQGMFEDLGLKYIGPIDGHDLQALESAFTKARGFGGPVIVHCITEKGRGYHAAENNDEDRFHAVGVIHPDTGLPVKTAGKDWTSVFGEEMVALGRERRDIVAITAAMLHPVGLAPFAKAYPDRIFDVGIAEQHAAVCAAGLATNGLHPVVAVYATFLNRAFDQVLMDVALHRLGVTFVLDRAGVTGTDGASHNGMWDMSILQVVPGLRLAAPRDAEQVRLQLREAVEVTDAPTVVRYSKGSVGPSVPAVGQVGGMDVLRRHEGGTADEAADVLIVSVGAMAPVCLEAAELLAARGVTSTVVDPRWVKPVDAALPGLAAQHRLVVTVEDNGRAGGVGSAIAQALRDADVDVPLRDFGIPQQFLDHASRAEIMAEIGLTAPAIAEKIAALVDARSFARS; this is translated from the coding sequence GTGGCCCTGCTGACCCGCATTCGGGGACCGCGCGATCTCGATCGACTCACGCCCGCGCAGCTGACGGCGCTCGCCGAGGAGATCCGCGCCTTCCTGGTGGAGGAGGTCTCCAAGACCGGCGGCCACCTCGGCCCCAACCTCGGCGTGGTCGAGCTGACGCTCGCGATGCACCGGGTCTTCGACTCCCCGCGCGACCGCATCCTCTTCGACACCGGCCACCAGAGCTACGTCCACAAGCTGCTGACCGGCCGCCAGGACTTCTCCCGGCTCAAGATGAAGGGCGGCCTGTCCGGCTACCCCTCGCGGGCCGAGTCCGAGCACGACGTGATCGAGAACTCGCACGCCTCCACCGTCCTCGGCTACGCCGACGGCCTGGCCAAGGCCAACAAGATCCAGGGCCACAAGGACCGCCCCGTGGTCGCCGTGATCGGCGACGGCGCGCTCACCGGCGGCATGGCCTGGGAGGCGCTCAACAACATCGCCGACAGCCGGGACCTGCCGGTCGTCATCGTCGTCAACGACAACGAGCGGTCCTACTCGCCGACCATCGGCGGCCTCGCCAACCACCTCTCCACGCTGCGCACCACCCGGGGCTACGAGCGCTTCCTGTCCTGGGGCAAGGACGCGCTGCAGCGCACCCCCGTGGTCGGCCAGGCGATGTTCGAGACCCTGCACGGCGCCAAGAAGGGCCTCAAGGACTTCATCGCCCCGCAGGGCATGTTCGAGGACCTCGGCCTCAAGTACATCGGCCCGATCGACGGCCACGACCTGCAGGCCCTGGAGTCCGCCTTCACCAAGGCGCGCGGCTTCGGCGGCCCGGTCATCGTGCACTGCATCACCGAGAAGGGCCGCGGCTACCACGCCGCCGAGAACAACGACGAGGACCGCTTCCACGCGGTCGGCGTGATCCACCCCGACACCGGCCTGCCGGTGAAGACCGCCGGCAAGGACTGGACGTCCGTGTTCGGCGAGGAGATGGTCGCGCTCGGCCGCGAGCGCCGCGACATCGTGGCGATCACCGCCGCGATGCTGCACCCCGTCGGCCTGGCCCCGTTCGCCAAGGCGTACCCCGACCGGATCTTCGACGTCGGCATCGCCGAGCAGCACGCCGCGGTCTGCGCCGCCGGCCTGGCCACCAACGGCCTGCACCCGGTCGTCGCGGTCTACGCGACCTTCCTGAACCGGGCCTTCGACCAGGTGCTGATGGACGTCGCGCTGCACCGGCTGGGCGTCACCTTCGTGCTCGACCGGGCCGGCGTCACCGGCACCGACGGCGCCTCGCACAACGGCATGTGGGACATGTCGATCCTCCAGGTCGTCCCCGGCCTGCGGCTGGCCGCCCCGCGCGACGCCGAGCAGGTCCGGCTCCAGCTGCGCGAGGCCGTCGAGGTCACCGACGCCCCCACCGTGGTCCGCTACTCCAAGGGCAGCGTCGGCCCGTCGGTGCCCGCCGTCGGCCAGGTCGGCGGCATGGACGTGCTCCGGCGCCACGAGGGCGGCACCGCGGACGAGGCCGCCGACGTGCTGATCGTCTCGGTCGGCGCGATGGCCCCGGTCTGCCTGGAGGCCGCCGAGCTGCTCGCCGCCCGCGGCGTCACCAGCACCGTGGTCGACCCGCGCTGGGTCAAGCCGGTGGACGCCGCGCTGCCCGGCCTGGCCGCCCAGCACCGCCTGGTGGTCACCGTCGAGGACAACGGCCGGGCCGGCGGCGTCGGCTCGGCGATCGCCCAGGCGCTGCGCGACGCCGACGTGGACGTCCCGCTGCGCGACTTCGGCATCCCGCAGCAGTTCCTCGACCACGCCTCGCGCGCCGAGATCATGGCGGAGATCGGGCTGACCGCCCCGGCGATCGCCGAGAAGATCGCGGCCCTGGTCGACGCCCGCTCCTTCGCCCGGAGCTGA